In the Kitasatospora terrestris genome, one interval contains:
- a CDS encoding transglycosylase family protein, translating to MLSANAKRARRAIATTGVVGLGLSIPCLLSGTASAASVSTWDKVAQCESSGDWSINTGNGFYGGLQFTSSTWAAFGGHAYAPQANQATKAQQITVAEKVLAEQGPGAWPVCSVKAGLTKGGEAPQVDAGTPSTGSTVQAAPKQQAPKQQAPQQAAPKQQAPKQEAPKQEAAQPQAATETYTVAAGDWLSTIAESHHVDGGWQRLYELNRSVLTEGPDMIYPGQRLALGNVAVATPAKPETATKSSSWDGSWKSDSWKSAGTSKSAAASTAAPAKTTAAKSTTAAVKATGSKAAAIDFALSKLGQAYIYGGAGNGGWDCSGLTQAAFRQAGISLPRVAADQADYATRVSLDNLLPGDLLFWSNNGGNSGVYHVAIYVGDGKYVEAANPRAGVRTETVANWAPDFAGRV from the coding sequence ATGCTGTCCGCAAACGCCAAGCGCGCCCGACGCGCCATCGCCACCACCGGCGTGGTGGGCCTCGGCCTCTCGATCCCGTGCCTGCTCTCCGGCACCGCCTCCGCCGCCTCCGTGTCCACCTGGGACAAGGTCGCGCAGTGCGAGTCGAGCGGCGACTGGTCCATCAACACCGGCAACGGCTTCTACGGCGGTCTCCAGTTCACCTCCAGCACCTGGGCTGCGTTCGGCGGCCACGCGTACGCGCCGCAGGCCAACCAGGCCACCAAGGCCCAGCAGATCACCGTCGCCGAGAAGGTGCTGGCCGAGCAGGGCCCCGGCGCCTGGCCGGTCTGCTCCGTCAAGGCGGGGCTCACCAAGGGCGGCGAGGCGCCGCAGGTCGACGCCGGCACCCCGAGCACCGGCTCCACCGTCCAGGCCGCCCCCAAGCAGCAGGCCCCGAAGCAGCAGGCGCCGCAGCAGGCCGCCCCGAAGCAGCAGGCCCCCAAGCAGGAGGCCCCCAAGCAGGAGGCCGCCCAGCCGCAGGCCGCCACCGAGACCTACACGGTCGCCGCCGGTGACTGGCTGTCGACCATCGCCGAGAGCCACCACGTCGACGGCGGCTGGCAGCGCCTGTACGAGCTCAACCGCTCGGTGCTCACCGAGGGCCCCGACATGATCTACCCGGGCCAGCGGCTCGCCCTGGGCAACGTCGCGGTGGCCACCCCGGCCAAGCCGGAGACCGCCACCAAGTCGTCCTCCTGGGACGGCTCGTGGAAGAGCGACTCGTGGAAGTCCGCCGGGACCTCCAAGAGCGCCGCCGCCTCCACCGCCGCGCCGGCGAAGACCACCGCCGCGAAGAGCACCACCGCGGCCGTGAAGGCCACCGGCTCCAAGGCCGCCGCGATCGACTTCGCTCTGTCCAAGCTGGGCCAGGCCTACATCTACGGCGGCGCCGGCAACGGCGGCTGGGACTGCTCCGGCCTGACCCAGGCCGCGTTCCGCCAGGCCGGCATCTCGCTGCCGCGGGTGGCCGCGGACCAGGCGGACTACGCCACCCGCGTCTCGCTGGACAACCTGCTCCCGGGCGACCTGCTGTTCTGGTCCAACAACGGCGGCAACTCGGGCGTCTACCACGTCGCCATCTACGTCGGCGACGGCAAGTACGTCGAGGCGGCCAACCCGCGCGCCGGCGTGCGCACCGAGACCGTCGCCAACTGGGCGCCGGACTTCGCCGGTCGCGTCTGA
- a CDS encoding LacI family DNA-binding transcriptional regulator, which translates to MVAIGSGIVTTARLSDIAAQAGVSEATVSRVLNGKAGVSATTRQTVLAALDVLGYERPTRLRQRSAGLIGLITPELSNPIFPALAQVIEQVLSRHGFTPVLCTQTPGGSTEDELVDMLVERGVAGIVFVSGLHADTTADHDRYAKLTGRQVPFVLINGFSEKIAAPFISPDDRAAMAMAVQHLVELGHEKIGLAVGQKRYVPVLRKIEGFTAAVRQLLGASPEEAEALVHHTLFSVEGGHAAANALLDKGCTAIVCGSDMMALGAIRAVRQRGLSVPQDVSVVGFDDSPLIAFTEPPLTTIRQPVEAMATAAVDALLEEVGGSPGQRSEFMFQPELVMRGSTGANSR; encoded by the coding sequence ATGGTTGCAATAGGCTCTGGGATCGTGACTACGGCGCGACTCTCCGACATCGCGGCGCAGGCGGGGGTCAGTGAGGCCACCGTCAGCCGCGTCCTCAACGGCAAGGCGGGTGTGTCCGCGACCACGCGGCAGACCGTGCTGGCCGCACTCGACGTGCTCGGGTACGAGCGGCCGACCCGGCTGCGACAGCGCAGCGCGGGTCTGATCGGCCTGATCACCCCGGAGCTCAGCAACCCGATCTTCCCCGCCCTCGCCCAGGTGATCGAACAGGTGCTCAGCCGCCACGGCTTCACGCCGGTGCTGTGCACCCAGACCCCGGGCGGGTCGACCGAGGACGAACTGGTCGACATGCTGGTCGAGCGCGGGGTGGCGGGCATCGTCTTCGTCTCCGGCCTGCACGCCGACACCACCGCCGACCACGACCGGTACGCCAAGCTCACCGGCCGCCAGGTCCCGTTCGTGCTGATCAACGGCTTCAGCGAGAAGATCGCCGCGCCGTTCATCTCGCCGGACGACCGGGCCGCGATGGCGATGGCCGTCCAGCACCTGGTCGAACTCGGGCACGAGAAGATCGGCCTGGCGGTCGGCCAGAAGCGGTACGTCCCGGTGCTGCGCAAGATCGAGGGCTTCACCGCCGCCGTGCGGCAGCTGCTCGGCGCCTCCCCGGAGGAGGCCGAGGCGCTGGTGCACCACACCCTGTTCAGCGTGGAGGGCGGCCACGCGGCCGCCAACGCGCTGCTCGACAAGGGCTGCACGGCGATCGTCTGCGGCAGCGACATGATGGCCCTCGGCGCGATCCGCGCGGTCCGCCAGCGCGGGCTGTCGGTGCCGCAGGACGTCTCGGTGGTCGGGTTCGACGACTCGCCGCTGATAGCGTTCACCGAGCCGCCGCTCACCACCATCCGCCAGCCGGTCGAGGCGATGGCCACCGCGGCCGTCGACGCCCTGCTCGAGGAGGTCGGCGGGAGCCCGGGCCAGCGCTCGGAGTTCATGTTCCAGCCGGAGCTGGTGATGCGCGGCTCCACCGGCGCCAACTCGCGCTGA